The sequence below is a genomic window from Patescibacteria group bacterium.
GGATATTTTTTTATTTTCCTTGCAATACCAATTGTTGATTCAACCAGTCTTTTTAATTCTTCAGATGATAAATTATTCCATACAGCAACAGACGGATTGGTCGGATATAATTTTAACAGAGCAAAATTATTGATTTTATCAATATTTGTTAATATTTGCTTTTTTACATCTTCTAAACTCATAAAATTATTTTAAACTTCTTATTTTTGATTATCTGTTCTTTTATATTTTTTTTAATTTATGTTCCCAAATTCTGACAACCTCCCAGCTTTGTTGTCTCAGATATGCCGTAATTTTTTTGTCTCTTTTTCTGTTATTTTCAATTTTTGTCCGCCAAAAATCATTTTTTAGTAAATGTTTCCAGCGTGGGTATTGCCAACCGTGCCAAAAATCACTATCAAGAAAAATGCATATTTTATCTCTGTCAAAAACGATGTCTGGCTTTCCTTTTATGTCCGTGGCGTTCAACCTAAACTTTTTCTTCGTGTGTTTTTTTAATTTTTTTATGAAATTCTCTTCAAATTTAGTTCCCCGTGATTTGATTTTTGACATTAAAATTGAACGATCTTCTTTTGATAATTTATCGTCGCCTCGTTTTTTGTTAAAATTTCTATTTAAATAGTTGTTTGTTTTTTTGTTCATAGTCCAGATTCAAAAATATCCAAAACAGAAACGGACAAATCATTTGATGATTTTTCGTTAAGTAATTTTTTCCAAAACAACAATCTGTTTTTACCTAATTTATCTATTCTCCAATAATGTTTAAAAAAATCTTCCGGTAATTCATCAATTTTCTTTTTAATCGCTTTCGCTCGAACAATCATATTATAATAAATTTTTGGCACGATTATTTTTTTTCTTTTGATTTTTATTTCCATTTGCCCGCCAGCCGTGAAAACATCGCGCAAATTTGCCGACACGGCGTTATACTCGGTTATAAGATAGGCTGCCGCTCTTTCAAATTTCGTCGTGCTGTTTCCAAACATCTCGGGAAACAAAATCATGGCTTCAACGATAAAATTTTCTTTTTCTTTCTCGCTCAATCCTCTAAAAGGTTTTATAACTGGGCTGACTGTCTTGTCTTGTTCGGGGTCAATCCACCATAATTCTTCGCCGTCTTTTAATTGTGTCCGATAATAATTCTTAACCGTGTTAATCGTATCGTCGCTTTTTCTTAAAGTATCGTAATCAACGCCCATTTTATCGAAAATTGATTGTCCGTCGGATAAATCCATATTTATTCTATATCTTGGCGAATGAGTCACGCTTATTTCAGGCAAACATTTTTGATACAACCTATAACGGATATTCAATTTGCCTCCAAATTTACCGAACATTATGTAAATTTTTTCCACGGCTT
It includes:
- the vsr gene encoding DNA mismatch endonuclease Vsr; translated protein: MNKKTNNYLNRNFNKKRGDDKLSKEDRSILMSKIKSRGTKFEENFIKKLKKHTKKKFRLNATDIKGKPDIVFDRDKICIFLDSDFWHGWQYPRWKHLLKNDFWRTKIENNRKRDKKITAYLRQQSWEVVRIWEHKLKKI